One stretch of Deinococcus hopiensis KR-140 DNA includes these proteins:
- a CDS encoding poly(ADP-ribose) glycohydrolase domain-containing protein: MKAGTRLYTPLETQTLGHFAAPDRWETHISVTRETTLAAARRLVQKRPEPVSVLNAEGTNEKSDDQRHVRVFVFYRVGEEFPAHLLENGVGFCKRFACLASGT, translated from the coding sequence ATGAAGGCAGGCACCCGCCTGTACACACCGTTGGAGACCCAGACACTGGGGCACTTCGCCGCGCCTGACCGGTGGGAGACGCACATCAGCGTCACCCGCGAAACCACGCTCGCCGCTGCGCGCAGGCTTGTTCAGAAGCGGCCGGAGCCCGTATCAGTTTTGAACGCAGAGGGCACCAACGAGAAGAGTGATGATCAAAGACATGTACGTGTTTTCGTGTTCTATAGGGTTGGGGAGGAATTTCCGGCACACCTTCTCGAGAACGGTGTAGGGTTCTGTAAACGGTTTGCATGCCTTGCGTCAGGTACCTGA
- a CDS encoding MerR family transcriptional regulator translates to MIKIGDFARLSQVTVAALRHYDERGLLSPLKVDQDSNYRYYSVAQLPRLNRILALKDLGFSLEQILEVLQDDVSPEQLRGMLKLRQVEAAERLVEEQRRLERLEVRLRWIEQENCMPTFEIVLKTVPSMLVAARRISIPTNDQVPAYLNPAFQEVYEHAGRHGAKKHAPHLAVWYTSASTLADEDAEAVLPIDRPIPSSDRVTVHTLPQVEVASVVHHGDFQEFTQGHTALLQWIEQHNYEITGPFREIYLKHNPDDLADSTTEIQYPVQKLLG, encoded by the coding sequence ATGATCAAGATCGGAGATTTTGCCCGCCTCAGCCAAGTCACTGTTGCCGCCCTCCGTCATTACGATGAACGTGGGCTCCTGAGTCCTCTCAAAGTTGACCAGGACAGCAACTACCGGTATTACTCCGTCGCCCAGCTGCCTCGGCTGAACCGCATTCTCGCCCTCAAAGACCTCGGTTTCTCTCTCGAACAGATCCTCGAAGTGCTCCAAGACGACGTTTCTCCTGAGCAGTTGCGGGGCATGCTCAAGCTCAGACAAGTCGAAGCAGCCGAGAGGCTCGTTGAAGAACAGCGCCGTCTGGAACGTCTCGAGGTCCGCTTGAGATGGATCGAACAGGAGAACTGTATGCCAACGTTTGAGATCGTCCTCAAAACGGTGCCGTCCATGCTGGTGGCCGCTCGCCGCATCAGCATCCCAACGAACGATCAGGTTCCTGCGTACCTGAACCCTGCATTCCAGGAAGTCTACGAGCATGCCGGTCGCCACGGTGCAAAGAAGCATGCGCCACACCTGGCGGTCTGGTACACATCAGCGTCCACATTGGCGGATGAGGATGCAGAAGCCGTGCTCCCCATTGACCGTCCCATCCCTTCTTCGGATAGGGTGACCGTACATACCCTTCCGCAAGTTGAGGTTGCTTCCGTGGTACATCACGGAGATTTCCAGGAGTTTACGCAAGGGCATACCGCGCTTCTCCAGTGGATAGAGCAGCACAACTATGAGATCACTGGACCGTTCCGGGAGATCTATCTCAAGCACAACCCGGATGACCTGGCTGACTCAACGACAGAAATACAATATCCTGTTCAAAAACTCCTAGGCTGA